Below is a window of Veillonella rodentium DNA.
CCTTCCAGCAGTTCTAAAATGACTTCTACGCCATTTTGAATACCTGAAGGTACCAGTTTTCGACCACGTGTAGCCAACACGGTAATGATGATAACGATCACCATCGTAATCCACGTCGCAACAAGGGTATCTATATGAAATGTTAACCCCAGCCACTGGACCAACTGATGATGACCTGCATGCAATTCCACAGACTCAACCCCTTCCATAGCTTATAAAAAAACCATATATATGCATCATATATATATGTATTATAATACATCGTTATAGATATATAATCAACACTTGACGAGTATATAATTCCCCAAAAAGATATTTGAATTGCATTTTACGCATTAAAGAATCAGTAATTGCGTTTTGCGCATTAATCACATAGGTCAATCCGTAATATCAAATGAACTATATACGACTGTTCCACCAATACAACATATATAATACGGGCTGTATTATTACAACTGCCGCAAATAAACTCAACGGCTCCACCCCGGGAATTTGAATACCGATCGAAACTAATGCCCCCACTAAAACCAGTCGCCACATCATCTGGCGACGCGCTTTTCGAACCGCTCCATGCGGATTTCCGCAGGTAAAGCTGTTAGCATGAACACCAAGGGTCAACAGATAGAGAATCATGATCAACATGCCCCAGCCCCAGCCCATCATATATCGCTGTAAATTCAGCACAGACAGAACTAACAGCCCTAAAAGGGCAATAAAAAAACAGGTCAGCAGAACATGCAGTATGAATTTTACATATCGATTCATATACACCTCACTACATAACCTGTTTATACAACATATAGAATCCTGTGACGGCTCCGATCAGACCCAATATTATCATACATAGCGGACTGGTTTCTAACCAACCGTCCAGTTTATATCCGATCCAAACAAAGCCGCCGATACAGGCAGCCAGTGTCATCCCTGCTGATGTAGCCATAGCCAGGGCTTTCACAGTATCCTTATCCATCTTATTTACCGAACCGTTCCGGACGTTTCGCATCACCCAAGAATTCATGACGAAGCGCCTGAATGATGCGTTCCGATGCTTTGCCGTCACCGTAAGGATTCACGGAGTTCGACATTAATTTATAGGCTTTTTCGTTACTTAATAATTCATAGGCCGCACCATGTACAGCATCCTTATCCGTGCCTACGAGACGCACCGTACCGGCTTCAACAGCTTCGGGACGTTCCGTCGTATCGCGCAACACGAGAACCGGTTTTCCAAGAGCAGGAGCCTCCTCCTGAATCCCGCCGGAATCGGTGAGAATCAGATAGGATTTAGCCATCAAATTTGCGAACGGTTCATAATCGAGAGGATCAATAAGAGTCACACGCTCAACGGAGCCCAGTTCCTCCTGTACCACTTGACGCACCTTCGGATTCTTATGAACAGGGAATACCACTTGAATATCGTCAAACTCAGCAATCAGATCGCGGATAGCCTGATATACATGGCGCATAGGCTCGCCCAAATTCTCTCTGCGATGAGTCGTTACGAGAATTGTTCTCTTAGCGGGATCCAGTGCATTAATCGCTTCGTCCTCAAAGACATAATTATCCTGTACCGTCGTATCGAGAGCATCGATAACGGTGTTGCCCGTTACATATAGATGAGCATCATTGATATTTTCTTTTTTCAGATTGCTTTCAGAACTGGACGTGGGCGCAAAATGATAAGTTGCAATAGAGCCTGTGAGTTTACGGTTCATCTCCTCAGGAAACGGTGAATAGATATCTCCCGTCCGAAGTCCCGCCTCCACATGTCCCACGGGAATTTCCTGATAAAAGGACGCCAGAGCACCCGCAAAGGTTGTCGTCGTATCACCGTGAACGAGAACGACATCGGGTTTCGCTTTTTCCAACACATCCTTGAGGCCCAACAATGCACGATTTGTTACGTCATACAACGTTTGCCCCTGACTCATAATATTCAAATCATAATCCGGCGTAATGTTAAATAAATGCAGTACTTGATCGAGCATATCTCTATGCTGAGCCGTTACCGTTACAATAGGCTCCATATCCGGAGCTGCCTGCAATGCTTTCACAAGAGGGGCCATCTTAATCGCCTCAGGTCTTGTACCGAAGATTGTCATAACTTTTAACATAGTTGCCTCCAATATAATAAGGTAGAAAAAAAGGGGCGCAAGCGCCCCACATATGGTTATTCCTTATGAGAATCATCCGGATTCTCCAAGGCTTTGGCCAATTCATCGCGATCGAAGGATATGGTATCATCCGAGTCGCTGCGTTCAATTGTAGGACGTGGTAACGGATGCCCTGCCGCATCGCTATGCATGATAACACCAAGGCGGCGGGCAATATAGATACTGCACAAGAAAATCACTAATACCAAGGTCGCTCCGACCCAGGCGTTAACCTCCGCAACGATAACGGATACGCCGCCGAAAAGAGCTGTTACGGCATACATCATGAGGACCGCCTGCTTTTGAGATAACCCTTGAGCTAGCAAACGATGATGCACATGACCCTTATCGGGTTTAAAAATCGGACGCCCGCTGATTTTGCGGCGTACAATGGCGAATAAGGTATCCAGAATCGGCAACCCTAACACGATAGCCGGCACCACTAAAGCAATCATGGCCGCCGTCTTTACGGCACCCATAACGGAAATAGCCGCCAACGTATAGCCTAACAGCATAGATCCCGTATCACCCATGAATATTTTAGCCGGATTAAAGTTATAGCGCAAAAAACCTACCGTAGCACCCGCCAAAGCAAGTGCAATACAAGCCAAATCAATCTGACCGAGCTGTAAGGTCATCGCACACACGGCGATACAGGCGATAAAGGATATGCCCGCAGCCAACCCGTCAAGGCCGTCGATGAGGTTTACGATATTCGTAAAGCCTACAATCCAAAATATAGTCAAAGGAATCGCCCAATATTTGAGGTATATCACACCGCCCCAAGGAAGGTTGATAAAATCCACTCGAATATCATACGCCACGAGAATAGCCGCCGCAATAATCTGCCCCATCAGCTTTGTCTTAGGTTCGATCTGCTTGATATCATCCCAAATACCGACGATAACGAGAATGACCGTACCGAGCACAAAACCGAATAATTTATGGTCATGAGGAATTGAACCGTTAAGCAGAACAGATCCCATATAACCGAGAAAAATCGCCAATCCACCGAGTCGTGGAATCGCACCGTGATGCACCTTACGAGCATCCGGCTTATCTATTGCCCCGACGGCGACCGCAAAGCGTTTCACCAGGGGCGTCAATGCATATGTTATGATGAGCGCCAACACAAAGGCCCACACATAATCAGGCATGAACTCTCTCATAAGACACCTCCAACAACCGGGTCACATTCACTGAATTAGTTCGTCAAACTGCGGATAGGTGCCGGAATACGACCGCCACGCGCAATAAACTCTGCCGCACTATAAGGACTCACCTCAATAATAGGAGCATAGCCTAACAGTCCGCCAAACTTAACGACTTCGCCGACCGTTTTACCCGGTACAGGAATGACGCGAACCGCTGTCGTCTTATTATTAATCATGCCAATCGCCGCTTCATCAGCGATGATAGCGGAAATCGTATCTGCCGTCGTGTCCCCCGGGATAGCGATCATATCAAGCCCTACGGAGCACACACAAGTCATGGCTTCCAACTTATCAAGGGAAAGACTGCCGCAAGCCACGGCATCGATCATGCCCGCATCTTCCGATACGGGGATAAATGCGCCGCTGAGGCCGCCTACATGCGATGATGCCATGAGACCGCCTTTTTTCACCGCATCGTTAAGCAGTGCCAACGCAGCCGTCGTACCATGACAGCCGCAGGAAGATAAACCCATTTCCTCCAGAACATGTGCCACCGAATCGCCTACGGCCGGTGTCGGTGCCAACGACAAATCGATGATGCCGAACGGTTTACCGAGGCGACGGGACGCCTCTTGTGCCACCAGTTGGCCTACGCGAGTGATTTTGAAAGCCGTTCGTTTAATCGTTTCAGCCACTACATCAAACGGCTCACCGCGAACGGACTCCAATGCATGTTTCACAACGCCAGGACCGGATACCCCCACGGAAATAGCACTATCCCGTTCCGTAACACCGAAGAAGGCCCCCGCCATAAACGGATTATCCTCAACAGGATTACAGAATATAACGAGCTTTGCACAGCCAAGGGCATCGTTATCCTTGGTGAGTTCCGCCGTTCTTTTTACGATGAGGCCCATTTCCCGCACCGCATCCATATTGATACCGGTCTTAGTAGAACCTACACCTACGGAGCTGCACACGATATCCGTCGTCGCCAATGCTTCGGGAATTGATTCAATCAGGATGCGATCCGCTCGTGTCGCCCCCTTTGTAACGAGAGCCGAGAAACCGCCGATAAAATTAACACCGACGGTCTTTGCCGCTCTATCCATGGCCTCCGCCACAGGTACATAAGACGTTAAATCGGTACCGCCCGCCACGAGGGATATAGGTGTCACGGAAACACGTTTATTGATGATAGGAATACCGAACTCTCGCTCGATATCTTCACCGATGGATACCAGGTGTTCCGCCTCCTTTGTAATGCGATCATAGATGCGATCACATAACTCTTTACCGGAACTGGAAGCACATTCTAACAAACTGATGCCCATCGTAATCGTACGCACATCAAGCTTATTATCATGAATCATCTGATTCGTTTCTAGAATATTATCGATAGATAACATAGTGCCCCCTATCCTACGCGGTGCATGCTCAAGAAAATATCCGCATGTTGAGCGCGAATTTCCACGCCGAGTTTCGTTCCTAATGCTGTCAATGCATCCTGAATAGACGTCAAATCCTTTACGTCTTCGGATTCAGTCTCGCACATCATAATCATATTGAACAGACCATCTAAAATAGTCTGATTAATTGATAGAATATTGACTCCATGATCAGCCAAAACTGTACTGACCCCCGCAATGATACCAACGCGGTCGACGCCGACAACGGTAACAACTAATTTCATAATATCACCTTTTCTATGGACTACAAACCATCTAACCATATACGGTCATTCGATAAACTATATTAATATATTATATCATAATTTATCGCTTTTTTACGGTGAATTCTTCATGAGATTACACAAAACTATAAATAGTTATGCATCTTCTGAAAGTGCGGCGGTTACAATTTCTTCACCAGCCGTCAACAATGCTACGAGGCCGCGGTCACCTTTATAGCTTTCACCATAAATTTTATACAGGTCCTCCGTACCCGACGGACGCGCTACAAACCATCCTGTCTCAGTCTCCACACGGACCCCGTCAATAGGCATATCTTTATAAAGTGATGTGGTGCGAATCGCAGTAATCGGATCACCATCCACCTCAACAGCCGTAATCGCACCCGCATCAAGGGCTTTCAATTTTACCTTTGCCGCCTTGGAGCAAGGCGCATCGATGCGACCGAATCGAGGTTCTCCGCAATCTTCAATAATACCCTTATATAATTTTTCAACGGTAGCACCCATAACAGCCAGCATTTCAATGGACAACAAGGCCATAATCATGCCGTCCTTATCCGTGGTCCAAACGGTGCCATCCTTCTTGAGGAACGATGCTCCGGCTGATTCTTCGCCGCCGATACCGATAGTTCCGTCGAATAAAAGAGAACTGAAATATTTAAAGCCCACCGGTACTTCATAGACCTCAATGCCTTTCTTTGCAGCCCATTTATCGATCATAGTAGTACATACTACGGTCTTTCCGACGCCTTTATCCTTCCATCCGCGCGTCGTAAAGAGATAGTCCGCCGCAGTCGCCAAAAAGGCATTCGGCGATGCCAGCCCTTCCGGACTTACCACACCGTAGCGGTCATAATCAGGATCATTACCGACAGCCAAATCATAATTCCCGATTTGCTTGATGACATCCGCCATGGCATACTCGGACGAGCAGTCCATACGAACCTTGCCGTCATGGTCATAGGTCATAAAGCTGAACGTAGGGTCGTAATCATCATTGATGATGTCCATATTCAAATGATATCGTTCATTAATAGCGCGCCAGTAACTGCTGCCGCTACCGCCAAGAGCGTTGACGAGGACCTTCAGTTTCGCACTTTGAATGGCCTCCATATTGATAATGGAAGATAGTTCTTCCACATAAAGCCCTTTGTAATCATACGGTTCCTGTTGCGACGGTTCTATATTGTCCAAACTGATGCGTTTAAATCCATCCATCTCGCAATAAGCGCGCAAATATTCATTCGCTCTGGTTTCAATCCACTTCGTCACCAATGTGTCCGCCGGCCCGCCGTTAACGGTATTATACTTAATGCCGCCGTTATCCGGAGGATTATGAGACGGCGTGATGACAATTCCGTCAGCCTTATCATCATGACTTTCATTATAACGAATAATAGCACGGGAAATAGACGGCGTCGGTACAAAGTCCATATCGCTGTCAACCATTGCAACGATACCGTTGCCGGCCAGCACCTCAAGAACCGTCACCAATGCCGGTTGTGATAAAGCATGTGTATCCTGACCTACGAATATAGGGCCGGTAGCGCCGAACTGTCCACGTCCATCGCAGATAGCCTGTGTAATAGCCGCCACATGAAGATCCGTAAAAGTCCCGTTAAGCGACGTACCGCGGTGTCCTGACGTACCGAAAGACACCAGTTGCGTCGGATCATTCATATCCGGTGTATTGTCAGAATACGCCTCTATCAAGGCCTCTAAATCAATAATATCTTGTTCTTGTACAGGCTTGCCTGCTAACTCATGAGCCATAGGAACCTCCCAATCACATGTACGGCGAACATGCATAAAACCGTACATGTACCTATCTTAATAATAATGAACATCTGCTCTGTTTACATAACGATAGATGTCTACATAGTATAGTCCATAAAATCATACTCTGTGAAATAATAATATAATCTATTAATTAGCCTAACATGACCACGCACTTACTTATTTGTCACATAATGTGCATTTTCCTGACATTCTTTCGCCAGCATTTCCACCGAAGCCGGTATCGTAGGTCGTGTAAAACCTTCTCCGATAACCTCCTGCGCATCGGTAATGAGGATAAACGCATGTTCGTCCGCCTCTTGAATGACTTCTTTCAGTTTATTCACCTGCAACAGATTTACCGCCACCATGACGATTTGTCGCGGGGTCCGCGTATAGGCACCGATACCGTTGATGATGGTCGCACCGCGACCGACCTTATTGATGATGCATTCACAAACTTCATCGGTCCGATAGGTGATGATGAAAGCAACCTTTCTCTGGTTAAACCCGATGACTACTTTATTCGTAATGATCGTATATACATAAACGCTGACAAGTGTCACCGCCACCGCCTCAAGACCTACAACGGCGACAGCCACTGCGAGGATAACGCAGTTAATGATGCTGTTAATGGACCCCATCTGCAATCCGTAATATTTCCGCACGATAAGGGCGATCGGGTCAAGGCCGCCCGTATTTCCGCCAACCCGATATACTATACCGAGTCCCACACCGGTCGTAACACCGGCCATCATGGAGCTCAACAGAGGATCCTGAATAATCATGTTATATTGCAGAAAATCAAACTGATCAATCATCCAGGACAGCATCAACGTACCGTATATCGTATTGACTACGACACGTTTTCCCAACCAGTGCCAGGCAGCCCAACATATAGGTATATTCAAAATAATATTCCACGTCCCGATGGATAGTCCCGTAAGATAATATAATATAAGCCCCAAACCGCTGAGACCGGTGCTCACCAGCTTATGAGGCAGAACGAATGCATCAAGCCCGGCGCCGAAAACAGCACACCCGACGGCGACCATCACAACCTGGTATATATCGGCTTTATACTTGGTTAACATAACCCCTCCAAATTGCCATTTCCCTATAAATATTCTATAATGGAGTATCTAAAACATACGCATTTACAATACGTTTAAGAATAATACAACTAGCGTATACAAATTCATCATAAACCACTTAATGGTTATTTTCAATCACTTTATAACAGTATAGAATAAACATATGAAATGCATATATCACAAATCCATTCGAGGCTTTATGATAAGGTTTACAATCCGGCTTCGACACATATTCTTCGACGCATATTTCAAAATCTAACTATATACATATATTAGCGAGGATTTTATGAGTAAAAGTTTCGAACAACTCGGTTGCAGTAAAATTAATATAGGGCTCGCCATCACGGGCAAACGCGATGACGGTTATCACGATATCGATTCCATCTTTCAATCTATCCGTCTCAGTGATTCCATCTACTTTGCCAAACACCATTCCGTCGTATTTTCCGGAGGTGCTCCGGAGCTGCCCGACTACATGCAGAACCTCGTCACATATGGTGAAAGCAATCTCGCCCTTAAAGCGTTACGCGCCATCCAGGCCTATACGGGATGTAAGGCGGGTGCCGCCATTCACCTGTTAAAACGCGTGCCCGTTCAGGCCGGCCTGGGCGGCGGCAGTGCCGATGCGGCGGCGATGTTAAAAGGATTAAATAAATTTTGGGACCTGCGTCTGACGCAAGATGAATTATTGACATTAGGATCTCAATTAGGCTCCGACATTCCGTTTCTATTACACGGCGGTACGGCACGCGGCACGGGTCGCGGAGAGATCCTTACCTACGGTACGTCTCCGCAACCGCATTGGCTCCTATTGGTTAAACCGACGACATCCGTTTCAACGGCAGCCGCATATAATCAATTCAAAGGTAACTCAAAGGCCACATCCGAAACGATTGATACGGTGCGGAAACACATCGAAAACAACGATATGTATGCGGCTTTCACCAGCAGTATCAACACCTTCGAAGAACTATTGTTCCCCGAACACGAGGAATTGGCCCAATGTAAGGAGTTCTTTATATCCCGCGGATATCCGACCATCATGACCGGCAGCGGTCCGACGATGGTCGTACTGCTCGAGAAAGCGACAGATGCCTTGCACCTGCAGGACGAAATCTCAAAAGCGGGCCACGACTGGCTCTCACTCATTACAAAAACATGCACAGAGGAGGATTTACCATGACAAAACGGTTGCAACCCATACGCCTCGATGCGTACAAACCGCTACGGGAAGTTGTAAGTGAAACATTACGACAGGCCATCCAGGAAGGCATTTTAAAGCCCGGTGAACGGCTCATGGAAATTCCTCTGGCAGAGGAACTGGGCGTCAGCCGTACACCGATTCGCGAAGCCATCCGCAAACTCGAACTGGAAGGCTTCGTCGTTATGATACCGCGCCGCGGCACCTATGTGGCGAACATCTCCTTAAAGGATATTACGCAGGTTTTTGAAATTCGCTCAGCTCTCGAGGAACTCGCGGCGGGTCTTGCGGCGGAACGCATCACGGCGGAGGAAATCGAAACCTTGGAGCGCATGCTCGTCGAAATCGGTGATCACATGGAAAACAAGGACATGGAATCCGTCATCACCGCCGACGTGGAATTTCACGAAGTATTATACAAAGCGTCCCGTAATCAACGGCTGGCGGATATTGTTCACAATCTGCGGGAGCAGACCTACCGCTTCCGCAGTTTCTCCATGAACCAGCCGGGTCGGTTGCGCAAAACATGGGAGGAACATCGCCAGCTCGTGGAGGCCATCGCCTCCCATAACGAGACGCAAGCACGCAAGCTGGCGCGAATTCACATGGAACATTCCGAACAGACCCTCTTAAAAGGGATGGAGGAATCCACCGAATTCGATATGTCCAGATAAGTTTTAACAAGAAAGGGATTTTTTATGGAAGCATATTTAAATGATCTAGTGTCCACCATAAACGGTTATTTGTGGAACTACCTCATCATCTTCATCCTCATCGGCGCAGGCCTCTTCTTTACAATGACGACGAACTTCGTACAGATTCGCATGTTCAAAGAAATGCTTCGCCTCGTAGCGAATGGTGCAGGCAACTCGACCGAAAAAAATCACGTATCCTCATTCCAGGCCTTTTGTGTCAGCACCGCCTCCCGCGTAGGTGTCGGCAACATCGCAGGCATCGCCATCGCCGTTGTATTAGGCGGTCCCGGTGCCATCTTCTGGATGTGGATTATCGCCCTCATCGGTGCGGCAACCGGTTTTATTGAAAGTACATTAGCTCAGATCTATAAAGAACCCCTTGCAAAAGGCGGCTTTTACGGAGGCCCTGCCTACTACATCCGCTACGGCCTCAACAATAAGTTCTTATCCGTTCTTTTCGCCATCTTGATCAGCGTCACCTTCGGATGGATTTACAATTCCGTACAGGCCAATACATTAGCGGCCTCCCTTGTCACCTTCGACTTTGATGTAACATACACAGGTGCTGTCGTAGCTGTACTCGTAGGTCTCGTCATCTTCGGCGGTATCAGCCGTGTAGCCAAGGTGTCGGAAGTCCTGGTACCGATTATGGCCGTTCTCTATATCTTGACAGCCCTCTTCGTTGTCATCATGAATATCGAGCATTTTCCTCATGTCATTTACACCATCGTTACATCCGCCTTTGATCCTTATGCGGCAGGCGGCGGCTTCATGGGCGCTACCATGATGAACGGTATCAAGCGCGGTCTCTTCTCAAACGAAGCCGGCGAAGGTTCCGTGCCGAATGCGGCGGCTACAGCAGCCGTTAATCATCCGGTGGAGCAGGGCCTCGTCCAAGCCTTCGGGGTCTTCCTCGACACGTTCATCATCTGTACCGCATCCGCTTTCATCGTCCTCGTCGTAGGCGACTACAGCACGACAGGTCTTACCGGCATCGCGCTTGTGCAACATAACCTGGCACAACAGCTCGGCTCCTGGGCCCCATTAGCCGTAGCCGTATTTATCGTGATGTTCTCGTTCAGTTCACTCGTAGGCAACTATTACTACGGCGAAATCAACATCAGCCATTTGACGGATAAAAAAGGCTATCTCTATGCGTTCCGTATCGGTGTTGTCATCATGACATTCCTCGGCTCCATCGCATCGCTCGATCTCGTATGGAATCTGGCCGACTTGTTCATGGCATTCCTGGTACTGACAAATGTGAGCTCCATCGTACGCATGGGCAGAACCGCAGGTCTCGCCCTCGACGATTACATCAAGCAACGCAAGGCCGGCGTCGAATCACCCGTATTCCACCGCTCCGTATTGAATCATCCGTACGGCGTTGTATGGTGGGGTGACGGTCAGACGACGGATTCCTCCGTACCGCCTACACCGATTGAAAATACGGTAGAAAACAGGTAGTATTTAAATTTTCTAATACTATATAATTTCTTAACAGAAATACTGAGACCCCTTTGGTGCGATTATCGACACCAAAGGGGTCTCAGTATTTTCTAGTATGTTTTCTACTATTTTTTCTAAAATATTCTCTATTACCGCTTATCAAAACCTTCCTAATCCCTTCCCCGCCTTACCCTCCATAAACTTTCACAGACTATAGAATATAGTTATCATTTATGCAGGTTATTTTATAAAACATGTCGAATACTATTAATATAGAATTCTTTTCGTATTCTCATAACATATTCTATATACAGGAGGTATGTATGAAAGCATATAACCCTTATGAAAACATGTTGAATACCCTGGATGTGGCTGCGGAAAAACTCGGCTATTCCCGCAGTGATTACGAAGTATTGCGCCATCCGGAACGGGAACTCAAGGTGTCCGTTCCGTTACAGCTCGACAACGGCGAAGTACGCGTATACGAAGGATATCGTTGTCAACACTCCACATTGCGCGGCAGCGCTAAAGGCGGCCTCCGCTTTCATCCTGATTCCGATGAAAACGAAGTGCGTGCCTTGGCCGCATGGATGACCATTAAAAACGCTATCGCCAATCTTCCGTACGGTGGCGGTAAAGGCGGTATCAAGGTCGATCCAAAGACGTTGAGCCAACGCGAGCTGGAACGCTTGACCCGTAATTTCGTTCGTCGCATCGCCCCTATCATCGGCGTAAATACGGACGTACCTGCACCGGATGTAAATACAAACGCTCAGATCATGAGCTGGATTGCCGACGAGTACAGCACATTAAAAGGCGAATGGAGCCCGGGTATCGTTACCGGCAAACCGATTGAGGTCGGCGGCTCTCTAGGTCGTAACGAAGCGACCGGTCGCGGCTGTCTCATCGCGTTGCAAAGCTACCTCGCCAAAAAGAATCTGGACATCAAAAATCTCACAGTAGCCGTACAGGGCTTCGGCAACGTAGGATCCGTCGGAACGCGCCTCATCGCACAGGCAGGGGCTAAAGTCGTTGCCATCGGCGATGTGAGCGTCAACATCTACAATCCGAACGGCATCGACGTTGAAAAAGCATATGAATATGCAAATTCTCACGGTCGCTCCTTGGAAGGTTACTCCGAGCCGGGTATGACCCTCATCGGCGGACAGGAACTATTGGCTCAGCCTGTTGATGTTCTGTACATGGCAGCCCTTGAAAACCAATTGAACAAAGATAACATGGAAAATATCCAGGCAAAAATCATCTTGGAAGGTGCGAATGGCCCTACTACAAATGATGCGGATAAGTACTTCTACGAAAAAGGTATCGACATCATCCCTGACGTTCTCGCTAACGGTGGCGGCGTAGTCGTATCGTACTACGAATGGGTTCAAAACAAGGCAAGCTACTACTGGACCGAAGAAGAAGTCAACGAACGATTGACGAAAAATATGCAAAACAGCTTCGAAGCGGTTTGGAATATGCAGCAGAAATATAATGTACCGCCTCGCCAAGCGGCATACATGGTCGCTCTCGAACGCCTCGTAATAGAAACCACATTGCGTGGATACAACTGCTAAGCTTTCAGTAAGAAAACAGATTTATAATCAATAAAATAATTCCGCAATTTCTAATCCATCCTCCTATGCTATAAGCATAAAAAGAGCGTAAACTCTACATATACAGAGTTTACGCTCTTTTATTTGAAAGTCTCATCAATATTGTCATCATACGAAGGATTGCTATTTCATGCGAAGGTTCCCGACGGCTTTTATTTAAAAGCCCCCATCAACGCAATCATACGCGGATTCGCCATTAAGGATCTCACCAGAACAGATCCGACCACGGCCGGCACGGTCTGCCCCACTAAAAGATTCAACACCAACGGCCAATATGGAATATCGAGCAGCCGGCTGAGCCATAACGGCACACAGAGAGCGGGAACCATGATAATCGGCAAGATAACCCACCACGAACCGAGCCCCATGCGGCGCATGCCTACTATGATGCCCGTCGTCAATATGC
It encodes the following:
- a CDS encoding Tat pathway signal protein, which encodes MNRYVKFILHVLLTCFFIALLGLLVLSVLNLQRYMMGWGWGMLIMILYLLTLGVHANSFTCGNPHGAVRKARRQMMWRLVLVGALVSIGIQIPGVEPLSLFAAVVIIQPVLYMLYWWNSRI
- the wecB gene encoding non-hydrolyzing UDP-N-acetylglucosamine 2-epimerase is translated as MLKVMTIFGTRPEAIKMAPLVKALQAAPDMEPIVTVTAQHRDMLDQVLHLFNITPDYDLNIMSQGQTLYDVTNRALLGLKDVLEKAKPDVVLVHGDTTTTFAGALASFYQEIPVGHVEAGLRTGDIYSPFPEEMNRKLTGSIATYHFAPTSSSESNLKKENINDAHLYVTGNTVIDALDTTVQDNYVFEDEAINALDPAKRTILVTTHRRENLGEPMRHVYQAIRDLIAEFDDIQVVFPVHKNPKVRQVVQEELGSVERVTLIDPLDYEPFANLMAKSYLILTDSGGIQEEAPALGKPVLVLRDTTERPEAVEAGTVRLVGTDKDAVHGAAYELLSNEKAYKLMSNSVNPYGDGKASERIIQALRHEFLGDAKRPERFGK
- a CDS encoding glycosyltransferase family 4 protein codes for the protein MREFMPDYVWAFVLALIITYALTPLVKRFAVAVGAIDKPDARKVHHGAIPRLGGLAIFLGYMGSVLLNGSIPHDHKLFGFVLGTVILVIVGIWDDIKQIEPKTKLMGQIIAAAILVAYDIRVDFINLPWGGVIYLKYWAIPLTIFWIVGFTNIVNLIDGLDGLAAGISFIACIAVCAMTLQLGQIDLACIALALAGATVGFLRYNFNPAKIFMGDTGSMLLGYTLAAISVMGAVKTAAMIALVVPAIVLGLPILDTLFAIVRRKISGRPIFKPDKGHVHHRLLAQGLSQKQAVLMMYAVTALFGGVSVIVAEVNAWVGATLVLVIFLCSIYIARRLGVIMHSDAAGHPLPRPTIERSDSDDTISFDRDELAKALENPDDSHKE
- a CDS encoding AtpZ/AtpI family protein, whose amino-acid sequence is MDKDTVKALAMATSAGMTLAACIGGFVWIGYKLDGWLETSPLCMIILGLIGAVTGFYMLYKQVM
- a CDS encoding PFL family protein, whose product is MLSIDNILETNQMIHDNKLDVRTITMGISLLECASSSGKELCDRIYDRITKEAEHLVSIGEDIEREFGIPIINKRVSVTPISLVAGGTDLTSYVPVAEAMDRAAKTVGVNFIGGFSALVTKGATRADRILIESIPEALATTDIVCSSVGVGSTKTGINMDAVREMGLIVKRTAELTKDNDALGCAKLVIFCNPVEDNPFMAGAFFGVTERDSAISVGVSGPGVVKHALESVRGEPFDVVAETIKRTAFKITRVGQLVAQEASRRLGKPFGIIDLSLAPTPAVGDSVAHVLEEMGLSSCGCHGTTAALALLNDAVKKGGLMASSHVGGLSGAFIPVSEDAGMIDAVACGSLSLDKLEAMTCVCSVGLDMIAIPGDTTADTISAIIADEAAIGMINNKTTAVRVIPVPGKTVGEVVKFGGLLGYAPIIEVSPYSAAEFIARGGRIPAPIRSLTN
- a CDS encoding ACT domain-containing protein; this encodes MKLVVTVVGVDRVGIIAGVSTVLADHGVNILSINQTILDGLFNMIMMCETESEDVKDLTSIQDALTALGTKLGVEIRAQHADIFLSMHRVG
- a CDS encoding phosphoglucomutase, whose product is MAHELAGKPVQEQDIIDLEALIEAYSDNTPDMNDPTQLVSFGTSGHRGTSLNGTFTDLHVAAITQAICDGRGQFGATGPIFVGQDTHALSQPALVTVLEVLAGNGIVAMVDSDMDFVPTPSISRAIIRYNESHDDKADGIVITPSHNPPDNGGIKYNTVNGGPADTLVTKWIETRANEYLRAYCEMDGFKRISLDNIEPSQQEPYDYKGLYVEELSSIINMEAIQSAKLKVLVNALGGSGSSYWRAINERYHLNMDIINDDYDPTFSFMTYDHDGKVRMDCSSEYAMADVIKQIGNYDLAVGNDPDYDRYGVVSPEGLASPNAFLATAADYLFTTRGWKDKGVGKTVVCTTMIDKWAAKKGIEVYEVPVGFKYFSSLLFDGTIGIGGEESAGASFLKKDGTVWTTDKDGMIMALLSIEMLAVMGATVEKLYKGIIEDCGEPRFGRIDAPCSKAAKVKLKALDAGAITAVEVDGDPITAIRTTSLYKDMPIDGVRVETETGWFVARPSGTEDLYKIYGESYKGDRGLVALLTAGEEIVTAALSEDA
- a CDS encoding YitT family protein, which produces MLTKYKADIYQVVMVAVGCAVFGAGLDAFVLPHKLVSTGLSGLGLILYYLTGLSIGTWNIILNIPICWAAWHWLGKRVVVNTIYGTLMLSWMIDQFDFLQYNMIIQDPLLSSMMAGVTTGVGLGIVYRVGGNTGGLDPIALIVRKYYGLQMGSINSIINCVILAVAVAVVGLEAVAVTLVSVYVYTIITNKVVIGFNQRKVAFIITYRTDEVCECIINKVGRGATIINGIGAYTRTPRQIVMVAVNLLQVNKLKEVIQEADEHAFILITDAQEVIGEGFTRPTIPASVEMLAKECQENAHYVTNK